The following coding sequences are from one Candidatus Acidiferrales bacterium window:
- a CDS encoding benzoate-CoA ligase family protein gives MADASARIHIPAQLNIADEFVSRPARAHPERVAILGEPRAFTYREVDEAVNRAANVLRNWGCKPGDRVLIILPDSIEFIAAFFGAAKIGAVVVPVNSMARASDYEYYLNDTGARIAIVHKAVFFECFSDAWPPGLQVVAVAGECASETADRERSMVESLAARTTVSWEEQCEREPANCLAHPTASTDPAFFLYTSGSGGTPKAAVHRHADMMYTSRSYAQDVLGLRPEDRTYSVSKLFFAYGLGNGMYYPFSVGAGTILDPSRPKPERTAAILAKYRPTVLFSVPTFFAALLREAERGLQIDCSSLRMAVSAGEALPAEIFEQFKKKFGVEILDAIGSTEMLHMFLASRPGKARPGSCGTEVPGCDAKIVDEHENEVPANEIGNLWVRGGAAFAGYWNKPELTSQTKRGDWVLTGDKFTKDADGFFHYCGRADDMMKVAGMWVSPGEVENALLAHPLIAEVAVVARANENGLLHPVAYVVLKNEIENRNGLEKEIHEWLRKKMVSFKCPQEIHFVENLPKTATGKIQRFRLRGVTN, from the coding sequence ATGGCGGACGCCTCAGCGCGCATTCATATCCCGGCGCAGCTCAACATCGCCGACGAGTTCGTCTCGCGTCCGGCCCGTGCGCATCCGGAACGCGTCGCCATCCTCGGCGAGCCTCGCGCGTTCACCTATCGCGAGGTCGACGAAGCCGTCAATCGTGCGGCCAATGTCCTTCGCAATTGGGGTTGTAAGCCCGGCGATCGCGTCCTCATCATTCTTCCGGATTCCATTGAATTTATCGCTGCTTTTTTCGGTGCGGCAAAAATCGGTGCAGTTGTTGTGCCCGTAAATTCTATGGCTCGCGCGTCGGATTACGAATACTACCTCAACGACACCGGCGCGCGAATCGCCATAGTTCATAAGGCCGTTTTCTTTGAATGCTTTTCTGATGCATGGCCTCCTGGATTGCAAGTTGTCGCTGTTGCTGGCGAATGTGCTTCGGAAACAGCAGACCGCGAGCGCTCCATGGTTGAAAGTCTCGCCGCGCGCACAACGGTATCCTGGGAAGAGCAATGCGAACGGGAGCCAGCGAATTGCCTTGCGCATCCCACGGCGTCAACGGACCCTGCGTTTTTTCTCTATACGTCGGGCAGCGGCGGAACGCCCAAGGCCGCGGTCCATCGCCATGCGGACATGATGTATACCAGCCGAAGTTATGCGCAGGATGTTCTCGGTCTGCGTCCGGAAGACCGGACGTATTCCGTCTCTAAATTATTTTTTGCTTATGGCCTTGGAAACGGAATGTACTATCCGTTTTCCGTCGGCGCAGGCACGATCCTTGATCCGTCGCGGCCAAAGCCGGAACGAACCGCCGCAATTCTTGCGAAATACCGTCCGACCGTTTTATTTTCCGTTCCTACTTTTTTTGCCGCATTGCTTCGCGAGGCCGAGCGTGGATTGCAGATCGATTGCTCATCCTTGCGCATGGCTGTGTCCGCAGGAGAAGCTCTTCCCGCAGAAATCTTCGAACAGTTCAAAAAGAAATTCGGCGTGGAAATTCTTGACGCCATCGGTTCGACGGAAATGCTGCACATGTTCTTGGCGAGCCGTCCCGGCAAGGCGCGTCCGGGGAGCTGCGGCACGGAAGTTCCCGGCTGCGATGCAAAAATCGTGGACGAACACGAAAACGAAGTGCCCGCAAACGAAATCGGAAATTTGTGGGTCCGCGGTGGCGCTGCATTCGCCGGTTATTGGAACAAGCCGGAACTGACTTCGCAAACAAAACGCGGCGACTGGGTCCTCACCGGAGATAAATTTACAAAAGACGCCGATGGATTTTTTCATTATTGCGGCCGCGCGGACGACATGATGAAGGTCGCGGGCATGTGGGTCTCTCCGGGCGAAGTCGAGAACGCATTGCTCGCTCATCCGTTGATCGCGGAAGTCGCCGTCGTCGCGCGCGCGAACGAAAATGGATTGCTGCATCCCGTTGCGTACGTCGTTTTGAAAAACGAAATTGAAAATCGCAACGGATTGGAAAAAGAAATTCACGAATGGCTGCGAAAAAAAATGGTCTCTTTTAAGTGTCCGCAAGAAATCCATTTCGTCGAAAATTTGCCAAAAACGGCTACCGGAAAAATCCAGCGATTTCGCCTTCGCGGTGTAACCAATTGA
- a CDS encoding peroxiredoxin family protein translates to MATTRKAVEFLPLNVHVGEKAPDFVLPSAGGGTVRLSQFAGHNVLLNFYEGYWUTYCSVELGEFAKHYAEFQKLNTVIIAVSTDPMDKARWDKDKIHLPFPVLSDHDRVAMNLYNTVSLSTYPAPDGGKYNHATLILIDATGTIRWIYRNPDYRIRATVAEDLAEIRKLQ, encoded by the coding sequence ATGGCGACGACGCGAAAAGCGGTTGAGTTCTTGCCGCTCAATGTTCACGTGGGCGAAAAAGCGCCAGATTTTGTCCTGCCTTCGGCAGGAGGCGGCACGGTCCGGCTGTCGCAGTTCGCGGGGCACAACGTGTTGCTCAATTTCTACGAAGGCTATTGGTGAACGTACTGCAGCGTCGAACTCGGCGAGTTCGCAAAGCACTATGCGGAATTTCAGAAGCTGAATACGGTCATCATTGCTGTGAGCACCGATCCGATGGACAAGGCGCGCTGGGACAAAGACAAGATTCACCTTCCTTTCCCTGTTTTATCGGACCACGATCGCGTGGCGATGAATTTGTATAACACCGTTTCGCTCTCGACGTATCCCGCGCCGGACGGCGGCAAATACAATCATGCGACACTCATCTTGATCGATGCGACGGGAACGATCCGGTGGATTTACCGCAATCCGGATTATCGAATTCGCGCGACCGTGGCGGAAGATTTGGCGGAGATTCGCAAACTTCAATAA